A window from Temnothorax longispinosus isolate EJ_2023e chromosome 1, Tlon_JGU_v1, whole genome shotgun sequence encodes these proteins:
- the LOC139808228 gene encoding UDP-glycosyltransferase UGT5 isoform X2, which translates to MQIHPSIVLFLLAVFSTCCLAINQTVFVNTTKTKFKILGVFGHLGKSHFDVFKPLLEELARRGHELTVISYFPRPDNAKAKEPLPNYKDISLVDSKVGVFVDVIDLKQISHPWYRPLMELYLLRSMADQACGSGLRIPAIKEFLQTDEKFDVILTENFNTDCFLGFVHRFKAPYMALSSHQAMPWPNDDMGNTDDPSYIPVIILGFTRPLAFFNRMQNALWLLVYKVAYEYWFRPIDQVVANEVFGPDLPKLKELAQQSQALLLNTHSSIHGSRPHLPNVVEIGGLHIPSKINPLPKDIAEFLDNAHEGVLYFSLGSMIKMSTMPPEKLDAVLKVIGSIPRKVIWKWEADELPRKLDNVMARKWLPQFDVINHPNVKCYFGHGGLLGISEGVYAGLPMILLPMFGDQFHNAAAVKTRGAAVVIEYNNLNEQTLRHALDEAFNNTRFYLVTPPEATCFRTTVDRRGPERKGASGAPKIDG; encoded by the exons ATGCAGATACATCCGTCCATCGTTCTCTTTTTGCTCGCGGTGTTCTCTACATGCTGTTTGGCCATCAATCAGACCGTGTTTGTGAATACCACTAAAACGAAATTCAAAATACTTGGTGTCTTCGGGCATCTTGGCAAGAGTCACTTCGACGTATTCAAGCCGCTTCTGGAGGAATTGGCTCGAAGAGGCCACGAGCTCACTGTGATCTCGTATTTTCCTAGACCCGACAATGCCAAGGCGAAAGAGCCGCTGCCCAATTATAAGGATATCAGTTTGGTGGATTCCAAGGTCGGTGTCTTCGTGGACGTTATAGATCTTAAACAGATTAGTCACCCGTGGTACCGTCCTCTGATGGAGCTCTACCTCTTGAGATCCATGGCAGATCAGGCGTGCGGTAGCGGTCTGCGGATTCCGGCCATCAAAGAGTTCCTTCAAACCGACGAAAAGTTCGACGTGATCCTCACCGAGAACTTCAACACTGATTGCTTTTTGGGTTTTGTTCATCGATTTAAAGCACCCTACATGGCCCTGTCGTCGCATCAAGCCATGCCGTGGCCCAACGACGACATGGGCAACACGGACGATCCTAGCTACATCCCGGTGATAATACTTGGCTTCACTAGACCTCTGGCTTTCTTCAATCGAATGCAAAATGCACTGTGGCTGTTAGTGTATAAAGTGGCCTACGAGTATTGGTTCCGACCGATCGATCAAGTCGTCGCCAACGAGGTCTTCGGCCCGGATCTCCCTAAGCTGAAAGAACTCGCTCAGCAGTCGCAGGCGTTGCTGCTGAACACCCACAGTAGCATTCACGGCAGCAGACCTCATCTGCCGAACGTAGTGGAAATCGGTGGGCTTCACATTCCGTCCAAGATCAACCCGCTGCCGAAAGACATAGCCGAATTCCTTGACAACGCTCATGAGGGAGTGCTATATTTCAGTTTGGGCTCCATGATCAAGATGTCTACGATGCCACCAGAGAAGCTGGATGCAGTATTAAAGGTGATTGGCTCAATACCGCGGAAAGTGATTTGGAAATGGGAGGCTGACGAGCTACCGCGGAAGCTGGACAACGTTATGGCCAGGAAATGGCTGCCCCAGTTCGACGTGAtaa ATCACCCGAACGTTAAGTGTTACTTTGGTCACGGAGGACTTCTCGGTATCTCGGAGGGGGTCTACGCGGGTTTACCGATGATCTTATTGCCGATGTTCGGTGATCAGTTCCACAATGCTGCTGCCGTGAAGACCAGAGGTGCCGCGGTGGTGAttgaatacaataatttaaatgaacAGACATTAAGACACGCTCTGGACGAAGCTTTCAACAATACCAG GTTTTATCTGGTGACACCCCCCGAAGCAACGTGTTTCAGGACGACCGTCGACAGGCGCGGCCCCGAGCGGAAGGGAGCGTCGGGCGCGCCCAAAATTGATGGTTAA
- the LOC139808228 gene encoding UDP-glycosyltransferase UGT5 isoform X1 has translation MQIHPSIVLFLLAVFSTCCLAINQTVFVNTTKTKFKILGVFGHLGKSHFDVFKPLLEELARRGHELTVISYFPRPDNAKAKEPLPNYKDISLVDSKVGVFVDVIDLKQISHPWYRPLMELYLLRSMADQACGSGLRIPAIKEFLQTDEKFDVILTENFNTDCFLGFVHRFKAPYMALSSHQAMPWPNDDMGNTDDPSYIPVIILGFTRPLAFFNRMQNALWLLVYKVAYEYWFRPIDQVVANEVFGPDLPKLKELAQQSQALLLNTHSSIHGSRPHLPNVVEIGGLHIPSKINPLPKDIAEFLDNAHEGVLYFSLGSMIKMSTMPPEKLDAVLKVIGSIPRKVIWKWEADELPRKLDNVMARKWLPQFDVINHPNVKCYFGHGGLLGISEGVYAGLPMILLPMFGDQFHNAAAVKTRGAAVVIEYNNLNEQTLRHALDEAFNNTSYRENAQRLSKAYRDRAATPLETAIWWTEYIARGNGRFYHRSEGADLPWYQSLLVDVALVLIIVSAAFIYILFRLIKLLLSLLGAVKGTPGSQAGERSKKKD, from the exons ATGCAGATACATCCGTCCATCGTTCTCTTTTTGCTCGCGGTGTTCTCTACATGCTGTTTGGCCATCAATCAGACCGTGTTTGTGAATACCACTAAAACGAAATTCAAAATACTTGGTGTCTTCGGGCATCTTGGCAAGAGTCACTTCGACGTATTCAAGCCGCTTCTGGAGGAATTGGCTCGAAGAGGCCACGAGCTCACTGTGATCTCGTATTTTCCTAGACCCGACAATGCCAAGGCGAAAGAGCCGCTGCCCAATTATAAGGATATCAGTTTGGTGGATTCCAAGGTCGGTGTCTTCGTGGACGTTATAGATCTTAAACAGATTAGTCACCCGTGGTACCGTCCTCTGATGGAGCTCTACCTCTTGAGATCCATGGCAGATCAGGCGTGCGGTAGCGGTCTGCGGATTCCGGCCATCAAAGAGTTCCTTCAAACCGACGAAAAGTTCGACGTGATCCTCACCGAGAACTTCAACACTGATTGCTTTTTGGGTTTTGTTCATCGATTTAAAGCACCCTACATGGCCCTGTCGTCGCATCAAGCCATGCCGTGGCCCAACGACGACATGGGCAACACGGACGATCCTAGCTACATCCCGGTGATAATACTTGGCTTCACTAGACCTCTGGCTTTCTTCAATCGAATGCAAAATGCACTGTGGCTGTTAGTGTATAAAGTGGCCTACGAGTATTGGTTCCGACCGATCGATCAAGTCGTCGCCAACGAGGTCTTCGGCCCGGATCTCCCTAAGCTGAAAGAACTCGCTCAGCAGTCGCAGGCGTTGCTGCTGAACACCCACAGTAGCATTCACGGCAGCAGACCTCATCTGCCGAACGTAGTGGAAATCGGTGGGCTTCACATTCCGTCCAAGATCAACCCGCTGCCGAAAGACATAGCCGAATTCCTTGACAACGCTCATGAGGGAGTGCTATATTTCAGTTTGGGCTCCATGATCAAGATGTCTACGATGCCACCAGAGAAGCTGGATGCAGTATTAAAGGTGATTGGCTCAATACCGCGGAAAGTGATTTGGAAATGGGAGGCTGACGAGCTACCGCGGAAGCTGGACAACGTTATGGCCAGGAAATGGCTGCCCCAGTTCGACGTGAtaa ATCACCCGAACGTTAAGTGTTACTTTGGTCACGGAGGACTTCTCGGTATCTCGGAGGGGGTCTACGCGGGTTTACCGATGATCTTATTGCCGATGTTCGGTGATCAGTTCCACAATGCTGCTGCCGTGAAGACCAGAGGTGCCGCGGTGGTGAttgaatacaataatttaaatgaacAGACATTAAGACACGCTCTGGACGAAGCTTTCAACAATACCAG TTACCGTGAGAACGCCCAGAGGCTTTCGAAGGCTTACCGTGATCGAGCTGCCACACCGTTGGAGACGGCGATATGGTGGACGGAATACATCGCCCGGGGCAACGGCAGATTTTACCACCGCAGCGAGGGCGCGGATCTACCCTGGTACCAGAGTCTTCTCGTCGACGTCGCGCTTGTTTTGATTATCGTCTCCGCGGCGTTCATCTACATCCTCTTCCGGTTGATCAAGCTGTTGCTGTCATTACTCGGCGCCGTCAAAGGAACGCCTGGAAGCCAGGCCGGGGAGAGGAGTAAGAAGAAGGACTGA